From Loxodonta africana isolate mLoxAfr1 chromosome 2, mLoxAfr1.hap2, whole genome shotgun sequence, the proteins below share one genomic window:
- the LOC135230409 gene encoding olfactory receptor 2G3-like has product MKGENMSFPSMFVLLGFSDYPWLERPLFGVVLVFYILTMVGNIFIILLTIVDLRLHTPMYFFLDNLSLQDLCIATTILPQLLANLWGPKKTIASWGCITQAYFFHWIGCTECVLLTVMAFDRYLAICRPLQYTLTMHPQVCMQLAVSAWCSGLANSLLQGTLTIQLHHCGHHILDHFFCELPVLIKLACEDTTVNDLTLVAGAIPFVLLAPLLVLISYTFIARAVLKLPSAEGRRKAFSTCSSHMVVVIMYYGPSIYVYLQPPANSTQAKFTSFLYCLITPLLNPLIYTLRNKDVNRALKRLLQSEKGDKS; this is encoded by the coding sequence ATGAAAGGAGAAAATATGAGCTTCCCAAGTATGTTTGTCTTGttgggcttctcagattatccGTGGCTGGAGAGGCCCCTCTTTGGAGTGGTCCTGGTCTTCTACATCCTGACCATGGTGGGAAACATCTTCATCATCCTTCTCACCATTGTGGATCTCaggctccacactcccatgtacttcttcctagacaatCTCTCTTTGCAGGACCTCTGTATCGCCACCACTATTTTGCCACAGCTGCTGGCCAACCTCTGGGGGCCAAAGAAGACAATTGCTTCCTGGGGCTGCATCACACAGGCCTACTTCTTCCACTGGATAGGATGCACCGAATGCGTTCTGCTAACAGTGATGGCCTTTGATCGCTACTTAGCTATCTGCCGGCCACTCCAGTACACCCTCACCATGCATCCTCAGGTATGTATGCAGCTGGCAGTTTCAGCCTGGTGCAGTGGCCTAGCCAATTCTCTGCTCCAAGGCACCCTAACTATCCAGCTTCATCACTGTGGTCATCATATTCTGGACCACTTCTTCTGTGAGCTACCTGTCCTGATCAAGCTGGCCTGTGAAGATACCACTGTTAACGACCTGACACTGGTTGCAGGAGCCATTCCCTTTGTACTGCTGGCTCCATTGCTTGTGCTGATCTCCTATACCTTCATTGCCAGGGCTGTGCTGAAGTTACCTTCAGCTGAAGGAAGGCGTAAGGCCTTCAGCACCTGCAGTTCCCACATGGTGGTTGTCATCATGTACTACGGGCCATCCATCTACGTGTACCTCCAGCCCCCTGCCAATAGTACCCAGGCCAAGTTCACATCCTTCCTCTACTGCCTTATCACCCCACTGCTGAATCCACTCATCTATACCTTAAGAAACAAGGATGTGAATAGGGCATTGAAGAGACTGCTACAATCCGAGAAAGGAGACAAATCCTAA